A DNA window from Tenuifilaceae bacterium CYCD contains the following coding sequences:
- the fjo29 gene encoding arginase, producing the protein MEELLAYLEPAQVNPMNIGVGKQSSLYSKVVSLHQAGTEILAEDIVIIGVNESRNSSQPAVENAPNIIRQYLYGLSAINVKGRIIDAGNIVQTDTPSQTYKALSDVVSLMLKHEVNLLVLGGTQELTESIYCGYKLSNKELTTISVIDSHIDADDELEDFHSLNYLNRLFREDSRLLFDISLIGYQGYFVDSEKIDRIRNQNFELLRLGFVRGNYREVEPTLRSSDIVSFDMGAIRSSDSPSNTFPSPNGLYAEEACQLARYAGTSDRTSCFGIFEYNPDKDQVKQSALLAAQLAWHFIEGIMLRKGEIPNAQSDKFKKFIVNSGTPGMDLVFYRSELSDNWWFEIPYSTQGKRIEKFMIPCSPSDYVLASKQDIPERWLRFFQKVQFLTNSGK; encoded by the coding sequence AGCAGTCTTCTTTATATAGTAAAGTAGTTTCACTTCATCAGGCAGGAACAGAAATTCTGGCTGAAGATATTGTTATTATTGGAGTTAACGAGAGTAGAAATTCGTCACAGCCGGCGGTGGAAAATGCGCCTAATATAATTCGTCAGTATCTTTATGGCTTGTCTGCAATTAACGTTAAGGGCAGAATTATTGATGCTGGAAATATTGTGCAAACCGATACCCCATCCCAGACCTACAAAGCGTTGTCCGATGTTGTAAGTTTAATGCTAAAACATGAGGTAAATTTATTAGTGTTAGGGGGGACCCAGGAGTTAACCGAGAGCATTTACTGTGGGTACAAACTATCCAATAAGGAATTGACAACCATATCTGTTATCGACTCTCATATTGATGCCGATGATGAACTAGAAGACTTCCATTCCTTGAATTATTTGAATAGGTTATTTCGGGAAGATTCAAGATTACTTTTCGATATAAGTTTAATAGGTTATCAGGGCTATTTTGTTGATTCCGAAAAAATTGATAGAATCCGTAACCAGAATTTTGAATTATTAAGGCTTGGTTTTGTTCGAGGGAATTATAGGGAGGTTGAACCGACCCTGAGAAGTTCAGATATAGTTAGTTTTGACATGGGAGCAATTCGATCTTCCGATTCGCCTAGCAACACATTTCCTTCTCCTAATGGTCTATACGCCGAGGAAGCGTGTCAACTTGCGCGTTATGCAGGAACGAGCGATAGAACATCATGTTTTGGAATTTTTGAGTATAACCCCGATAAAGATCAAGTTAAGCAGTCGGCACTACTAGCGGCTCAGTTGGCTTGGCATTTTATTGAGGGGATAATGTTACGAAAGGGAGAGATTCCGAATGCCCAATCCGATAAATTCAAAAAGTTTATAGTAAACTCCGGAACACCAGGGATGGATCTCGTTTTTTACAGAAGCGAATTATCGGACAATTGGTGGTTCGAGATCCCGTATTCAACGCAGGGTAAACGCATCGAAAAATTCATGATCCCATGCTCTCCATCGGATTATGTCCTTGCAAGTAAACAGGATATACCTGAGCGCTGGCTTCGCTTCTTTCAGAAAGTTCAATTTCTTACTAATAGTGGAAAGTAA
- a CDS encoding membrane protein — protein MLFVLNMSIIKRYILFLGLLFISFAAKSQQDPQFSQILFNPMSINPGYAGSLNMIGFGAINKLQWTGFGDGAPVSTAVSINAPIAPFGFKSGIGLSILNDKYGFNSDLGISFAYAARFKFKVVDGTLGVGINGGVVNNTLNPTWTYPDGTADNSIPQEKESSINFDLGLGLFYNTENMFFGVSATHLNEAKTTKSTDARYTRQFYVTGGYLLNLSQAWQFEPSVLITTDIASSRYSINSIVKYNKKIWGGVSYRIGEAITGMVGVELFNGIKIGYAYDYSTSRISKYNNGSHEFMLGYNFQLKKEKPPQQYKSIRFL, from the coding sequence GTGTTATTTGTTTTAAATATGTCGATAATAAAAAGATATATACTTTTTTTAGGCCTTTTATTTATTTCTTTTGCTGCTAAAAGCCAGCAAGATCCACAATTTAGTCAAATACTCTTTAATCCTATGAGCATCAATCCCGGTTATGCAGGAAGTTTAAATATGATAGGATTCGGAGCAATTAACAAATTGCAATGGACTGGTTTTGGAGATGGTGCACCCGTGAGCACTGCGGTTAGCATTAATGCACCCATTGCTCCTTTTGGATTTAAAAGTGGAATTGGTTTGAGCATACTTAATGATAAGTACGGATTTAATAGTGATTTAGGTATTAGTTTTGCGTATGCTGCTCGTTTTAAATTTAAGGTGGTTGATGGAACATTAGGAGTTGGTATTAATGGTGGAGTGGTAAATAATACCTTGAATCCAACGTGGACATATCCAGATGGGACTGCCGATAACTCTATACCACAAGAAAAAGAAAGTTCAATCAATTTTGATTTAGGCCTTGGGTTGTTCTATAATACAGAAAACATGTTCTTTGGTGTATCCGCAACACACTTAAACGAAGCAAAGACAACAAAGAGCACAGATGCTAGGTATACACGCCAATTTTATGTTACAGGTGGTTATCTTTTAAATTTGAGTCAGGCGTGGCAGTTTGAACCATCGGTATTAATAACTACTGATATAGCAAGTTCCAGATATTCTATCAATTCTATTGTTAAGTACAATAAAAAGATATGGGGAGGCGTTTCTTATCGTATTGGGGAGGCGATTACAGGAATGGTAGGAGTGGAGTTATTTAATGGAATAAAAATCGGGTATGCCTATGATTATAGTACTAGCAGAATTAGTAAGTATAACAATGGCTCTCATGAGTTTATGCTAGGGTACAATTTCCAGCTGAAAAAGGAAAAACCACCCCAGCAATATAAAAGCATAAGATTTTTATAA
- the gldK gene encoding gliding motility lipoprotein GldK → MKKFLFIIFATASLYSCAPSGNGELTGVPGRRGYAEPTPYGMVFVPMGSFTMGSNDQDVAWAINAPTKTVSVDAFWMDQTEITNNQYRQFVEYVRDSIARRLIGEQNDEFVIAEDEFGNPIEPPVLNWEVPIDPEDEEQREILNSMYYSKEDAFYGKKELDTRKLFYEYYWIDLKQAAQKRNRYNFETLSYDQGEVINSLGEKVKVDNRQSFIMRDKVNVYPDTLCWIADFSYSFNEPYTASYFWHPAFDNYPVVGVNWKQATAFCIWRTQLLNKYLSADGTTIQDYRLPLEAEWEYAARGNLDHSMYPWGGPYPRNIEGCFLANFKPLRGNYIDDGGLIPIAVGSYEPNDYGLYDMAGNVAEWTANAYDESAYSFMHDMNPDYKYNAKPNDLPAMKRKVIRGGSWKDISFFLQVGTRSYEYQDTAKSYIGFRCVRGYLGAK, encoded by the coding sequence ATGAAAAAGTTTCTTTTCATAATTTTTGCAACAGCGTCCCTATACAGCTGTGCGCCAAGCGGGAATGGCGAACTTACAGGGGTTCCAGGCCGAAGAGGATACGCGGAACCCACACCTTACGGAATGGTTTTTGTTCCTATGGGATCCTTCACAATGGGTAGTAATGACCAAGATGTTGCGTGGGCAATCAATGCCCCAACTAAAACGGTTTCGGTTGATGCGTTTTGGATGGATCAAACTGAGATAACCAATAATCAGTATAGACAATTTGTTGAATACGTAAGGGATTCCATAGCTAGAAGATTGATAGGTGAACAAAACGATGAGTTTGTTATTGCTGAGGATGAATTTGGCAATCCTATTGAGCCACCAGTATTAAACTGGGAGGTTCCTATTGATCCAGAAGATGAAGAGCAACGTGAAATTCTTAATTCCATGTACTACTCCAAGGAAGATGCTTTTTATGGAAAGAAGGAACTCGATACACGTAAACTTTTTTATGAGTACTACTGGATAGATTTAAAACAAGCAGCACAAAAACGCAATCGTTATAACTTCGAGACTTTAAGTTACGATCAGGGTGAAGTTATCAATAGCCTTGGAGAAAAGGTAAAAGTTGATAATAGACAAAGTTTTATCATGCGTGATAAGGTTAATGTTTATCCCGATACGCTATGCTGGATAGCTGATTTTTCTTATTCTTTTAATGAGCCGTATACTGCAAGTTACTTTTGGCACCCAGCATTTGATAACTATCCTGTAGTTGGTGTTAACTGGAAACAGGCAACCGCTTTTTGTATATGGAGAACACAGTTGCTCAATAAGTATTTATCAGCGGATGGTACCACTATTCAGGATTATCGTCTTCCATTGGAGGCTGAATGGGAATATGCTGCTCGCGGAAATCTCGATCACAGTATGTATCCATGGGGCGGACCATATCCACGTAACATAGAGGGATGCTTCTTAGCAAACTTTAAGCCTTTGCGCGGGAACTATATTGATGACGGCGGCCTTATTCCTATTGCCGTAGGAAGTTATGAACCTAATGATTATGGATTGTACGATATGGCTGGCAACGTTGCTGAATGGACTGCAAATGCATACGATGAAAGTGCATACTCTTTTATGCACGACATGAACCCAGACTATAAGTATAATGCAAAACCTAACGATTTACCGGCTATGAAACGCAAAGTTATTAGAGGTGGATCGTGGAAGGATATAAGTTTCTTCCTTCAGGTTGGAACGCGCTCCTACGAATATCAGGATACAGCAAAATCTTATATTGGATTTAGGTGTGTTCGTGGTTATTTGGGAGCAAAATAA